One segment of Euwallacea similis isolate ESF13 unplaced genomic scaffold, ESF131.1 scaffold_72, whole genome shotgun sequence DNA contains the following:
- the LOC136419087 gene encoding uncharacterized protein, with the protein MAQPNSIRKRAALKSKMTLFKTFLGGFEKQLSDQTVTELDYRQLQTRIDALDNVLFEYEEIQAKIESEENSADVDLAERTLFTNQYFDLISRAKHHLETFLQESNDLSNNKSASSPTSIRRNASHDTNVKLPPIDIPKFDGNFQTWLEYRDTFESMIHASTVLSNIQKFHYLRGSLMGAAALVIKSLEFSASNYEVAWMLLLERYNNPRVLVQNHVKALFQIESISKASAERIRWLIDTVSKHMRCLEQVKEPTVDTLIIFLISSKLDSVTSREWEEYKTKRDLENTSPSLEDMKKFLKNKAVLLETIKMNQTQAQEPKNELKYRQQREVRGLVTGTSNCAICNQEHVTANCEKLSSLNVQERIKRIQELKLCINCLKFGHHSKVCRGRPCQRCSLKHHTLLHLDRRLNANPSQNFQSGTRSNISGTGNHDTGNNSPGSNASTEKRSGQVQETSTLCVNSAHPAHVLLSTALAKVSTPEKRSINIRVLLDSGSQSNFIRGEVVERLKLNKQEINMTVTGLNQLRSSVNHKCDIIIESLYNAFKRKISCLVLPNITGNLPSVRVNTQNYNIPSNIKLSDPGYGEPSEIDMLIGAEVFWSLICVGQISLGKNKPILQKTRLGWVVSGSIETFPSHPKNNMYCHLTQEIDIQNQLSRFWEIEEGFSSQSSQSEEEIACENHFNQHTVRLENGRFLVRIPLKSSPDDLGDSFHQAKRQFFALERKLDSNPNLKSQYVEFMTEYIKLGHMQRVSSAMLHKHAYYMPHHAVVRDEARTTRLRVVFNGSMKTSTGVSFNDLQMIGPTIQRDLMSILLRFRQHRYVVAADVEKMYRQILIEPDQRSLQRILWRDNAQKPVEVYELKTITYGTSSAPFLAIRCLFQLAFECEKSNARVSQAIKNDMYVDDLLTGADTLEEAAEIARDISHILNEGCFKLRKFFSNEKNALRYVESSDSTNQTLNFGENEPAKTLGLIWHCQADTLTYNIGTISKEFPVTKRTILAGTAQIFDPLGLLAACIIKAKILLQALWLEKLSWDEAVPTSIHTAWQQFRNQLVRLNTLRIPRYVRCTGAIKVQIHGFSDSSEAAYGGCIYLRSVDENGDVHVRLLCAKAKVAPLHTLTLPRLELCGALVLSRLLLKVTSSINIKFDECVLWCDSSVVLGWLKISPNLLKTFVNTRVAEIQAITHDYVWRHVPSKDNPADLLSRGLTPSQMLESEMWFHGPNWLKGNPSTWPSKFRRNENLPEMKIISRAFLTVYNSEFPFERFSSYHRIKRTVAYMFRFLRNCTAKGKPSTTERGGALTSAEIANAEIRLIKIAQEQSFPEDISNLMTNTELSHKSRILGLTPFLAEQSMLRVGGRLTESNYSYEKRHPILLDSKHKLTKLIFQYEHHRLLHAGPQQLHSSIRDKFWVIGGRNLAKLTYRKCALCFKYNPKIETPLMGNLPKERLLAEFPFKVCGVDYAGPYLVKDRKGRGSKTSKCWMALFICFASRAIHLELVSDLSKDSFILALKRFISRRGKPTLIYSDNGTNFKAAQSELSNFGTFLQKTQGDIVNAMTNESIEWRFIPPSSPHFGGLWEAGVKSSKYHLKRILGAQVLTFEELYSLLTQVEAVLNSRPLSPLSTDPIDLNPLTPAHLLIGRPLVALPEPDLRTITTNRLNRFQLIEQMRQHFWDRWHKEVVSELQQRVRWKRNQHQLKVGTLVIIKEDNTPVMNWRLGRILSVHPGKDGVARVATIKTVRGEVKRSFAKICPLPCNDKTDSD; encoded by the coding sequence ATGGCTCAACCAAACAGTATCCGTAAAAGAGCGGcattaaaatccaaaatgaCCCTTTTCAAAACCTTTTTGGGAGGATTTGAGAAGCAGCTAAGTGACCAAACAGTCACAGAGCTCGATTATCGACAACTTCAAACGAGAATAGATGCCTTGGACAACGTCCTTTTCGAGTATGAAGAAATTCAAGCCAAAATTGAAAGTGAGGAGAATAGCGCGGATGTAGATCTCGCAGAACGCACCTTATTTACCAaccaatattttgatttaatttctagAGCTAAACatcatttagaaacttttttgcaagAATCAAATGACCTAAGTAATAATAAGTCTGCGTCATCTCCAACCTCGATTAGGCGTAATGCTTCTCATGATACAAATGTTAAGCTTCCTCCCATAGACATACCTAAATTTGATGGTAACTTTCAAACTTGGCTAGAGTATCGGGACACATTTGAATCAATGATCCATGCTAGTACGGTTCTGAGTAACattcagaaatttcattatttgagAGGTAGCTTGATGGGAGCTGCGGCGTTGGTTATAAAATCTTTGGAATTTTCGGCAAGCAATTACGAAGTAGCGTGGATGCTGTTGTTAGAAAGGTACAATAACCCCCGCGTGTTAGTTCAGAATCATGTAAAAGCTCTTTTTCAAATCGAATCTATATCAAAGGCTTCGGCAGAGCGTATAAGATGGCTAATAGATACGGTCTCTAAACATATGCGATGCCTCGAACAGGTGAAGGAGCCCACCGTGGACAcgttaatcatttttctgatAAGTTCAAAACTAGACAGCGTCACATCACGGGAATGGGAGGAATATAAAACGAAAAGGGATCTTGAGAACACCTCCCCGTCTCTGGAggatatgaagaaatttttaaagaataaggCTGTTTTATTAGAAACAATAAAGATGAACCAGACTCAGGCACAAGAACCCaagaatgaattaaaatacaGGCAGCAAAGGGAAGTACGAGGGTTAGTTACGGGGACGtcaaattgcgcaatttgtAACCAAGAGCATGTAACcgcaaattgtgaaaaattatcaagtcTAAACGTACAAGAACGTATCAAACGGATACAAGAACTTAAACTTTGCATAAACTGCTTAAAGTTCGGACACCATAGTAAAGTGTGTAGGGGACGTCCTTGTCAACGGTGCTCATTAAAGCACCACACGTTGTTACATTTGGATAGGCGTCTCAACGCTAATCCCTCGCAGAATTTTCAATCTGGAACCCGATCTAATATTTCGGGTACCGGAAACCATGATACGGGGAACAATAGTCCGGGCTCCAATGCGTCCACCGAAAAGAGATCGGGTCAGGTACAAGAAACTAGCACTCTTTGTGTGAATTCTGCTCATCCAGCACATGTGCTTCTTAGCACCGCGTTAGCGAAAGTTTCGACTCCCGAAAAGAGATCAATTAACATCCGGGTACTATTAGATTCAGGATCTCAATCTAACTTCATACGTGGAGAGGTAGTTGAAAGATTAAAGCTGAATAAACAGGAAATCAACATGACTGTAACAGGTTTAAATCAACTAAGGTCGAGTGTAAACCACAAGTGTGATATCATAATCGAATCGTTGTACAATgccttcaaaagaaaaatatcgtGTCTAGTACTTCCTAACATAACGGGAAACTTGCCGAGTGTACGTGTTAACAcacaaaattataacataCCCTCGAACATAAAATTATCCGATCCAGGGTATGGTGAACCTAGTGAAATTGACATGTTAATCGGGGCGGAAGTTTTCTGGTCGCTGATTTGCGTTGGTCAGATCTCTCTCGGAAAGAATAAACCGATTTTACAGAAAACAAGACTGGGATGGGTAGTTTCAGGATCGATTGAGACATTTCCTAGTCAcccgaaaaataatatgtactgTCACTTGACACAAGAAATTGacattcaaaatcaattatcgCGGTTTTGGGAGATAGAAGAAGGGTTTTCATCTCAATCTAGTCAATCCGAGGAAGAAATAGCGtgtgaaaatcattttaatcaaCACACCGTCCGATTAGAAAACGGAAGGTTTCTAGTACGCATCCCGCTCAAATCTTCTCCTGACGATCTCGGTGATTCATTTCATCAAGCAAAAAGGCAATTCTTTGCGCTCGAACGAAAACTCGATTCAAACCCAAATCTAAAATCTCAATATGTCGAATTCATGACCGAATACATAAAATTAGGGCACATGCAAAGGGTGTCAAGCGCAATGCTACATAAGCACGCATACTATATGCCACATCATGCCGTAGTACGTGACGAAGCCAGAACAACAAGGCTTCGAGTTGTCTTTAATGGTTCCATGAAAACGTCGACCGGGGTCAGTTTTAACGATCTTCAGATGATCGGTCCTACCATACAAAGGGATCTAATGTCAATCCTATTGCGGTTTCGGCAGCATCGGTACGTAGTTGCCGCCGACGTTGAGAAAATGTACCGGCAAATTCTGATCGAACCCGACCAACGGTCCTTACAAAGGATTTTATGGCGTGATAATGCACAGAAACCGGTGGAAGTTTACGAACTAAAGACGATCACCTATGGAACAAGCTCCGCTCCGTTTCTAGCGATAAGATGTTTGTTCCAATTAGCCTTTGAATGCGAAAAATCAAATGCAAGAGTGTCACAAGCTATAAAAAATGACATGTACGTGGACGATCTTTTAACAGGAGCTGATACGTTAGAAGAGGCGGCCGAAATTGCCCGCGACATATCTCATATATTGAACGAGGGTTGTTTCAAGCTGCGTAAGTTTTTCTCGAATGAGAAAAACGCACTGAGGTACGTCGAATCTTCTGATTCGACAAATCAAACGTTGAACTTTGGCGAAAACGAGCCAGCAAAGACGTTAGGGTTAATATGGCATTGTCAGGCTGATACCCTGACGTATAATATAGGTACAATATCCAAGGAGTTTCCAGTCACCAAACGCACGATTTTAGCTGGTACGGCACAAATATTTGACCCTCTGGGACTGCTTGCAGCATGTATCATCAAAGCGAAAATCCTATTGCAAGCTTTATGGCTAGAAAAACTATCCTGGGATGAAGCGGTTCCCACCAGCATTCATACCGCTTGGCAACAATTTAGAAACCAGCTTGTAAGATTAAATACCTTACGGATACCCAGATATGTTCGGTGTACGGGGGCAATTAAGGTACAGATACATGGATTCTCCGATAGCTCAGAAGCAGCATACGGAGGGTGCATTTATCTTCGGTCGGTTGATGAAAATGGAGATGTGCATGTTAGACTTCTATGCGCAAAGGCCAAGGTTGCCCCGCTTCATACCCTTACTCTGCCCAGACTCGAACTTTGCGGTGCGTTGGTGCTATCTCGTCTTTTATTAAAGGTCACATCCtctatcaatataaaatttgacgaaTGCGTCTTATGGTGTGACTCATCAGTGGTACTTGGGTGGTTAAAAATCTCTCCAAATCTACTGAAAACCTTCGTAAACACTCGTGTTGCAGAAATTCAAGCGATCACGCACGATTATGTGTGGCGGCATGTCCCTTCGAAGGACAACCCCGCAGATTTATTGTCTAGAGGGTTAACTCCATCTCAAATGCTAGAATCGGAAATGTGGTTTCATGGACCGAATTGGCTGAAAGGTAACCCCTCGACATGGCCGTCTAAATTTCGgcgaaacgaaaatttacccgaaatgaaaattatttcccgAGCGTTTCTCACAGTATATAACAGtgaatttccatttgaaagattttcgAGCTATCATCGAATCAAACGTACAGTGGCCTATATGTTTCGTTTTCTACGAAACTGTACGGCAAAGGGTAAACCCAGCACCACAGAGCGAGGTGGGGCGTTAACTAGTGCGGAAATAGCCAATGCCGAAATTCGCTTAATAAAGATTGCCCAAGAGCAATCGTTTCCTGAAGATATCTCTAATCTCATGACAAACACTGAGCTCAGTCATAAGAGTAGAATTTTGGGACTTACGCCCTTTTTGGCGGAACAGTCAATGCTACGAGTGGGTGGCAGACTGACGGAGTCAAATTATTCCTATGAGAAAAGGCATCCTATACTGTTAGACTCTAAACATAAGCTcactaaactcatttttcaatacgaGCATCATCGGCTATTGCATGCCGGACCTCAGCAGTTGCATTCCTCCATACGGGACAAATTTTGGGTTATTGGGGGAAGAAATTTAGCGAAATTAACTTACAGAAAATGCGCCCTGTGCTTTAAATATAATCCAAAGATTGAAACACCACTGATGGGTAATTTACCCAAGGAACGCCTACTGGCAGAATTCCCCTTTAAGGTATGTGGAGTTGATTACGCAGGACCGTACTTAGTGAAAGATCGAAAGGGTCGTGGATCAAAAACTTCCAAATGTTGGATGGCATTATTCATCTGCTTTGCGTCCCGAGCAATACATTTAGAACTTGTATCAGACTTGAGTAAAGATTCCTTTATCTTGGCTTTAAAGAGGTTCATATCACGTCGGGGCAAACCgacattaatttattcagaCAATGGCACTAACTTCAAGGCCGCTCAGTCTGAGTTGTCAAACTTCGGTAcctttttacaaaaaacacaaGGCGATATAGTCAATGCCATGACAAATGAGAGTATCGAATGGCGCTTTATTCCCCCTAGCTCGCCCCATTTTGGCGGTCTTTGGGAAGCGGGTGTTAAATCTAGTAAGTATCATTTAAAACGGATTTTGGGTGCTCAAGTACTGACCTTTGAGGAATTGTACTCCCTTCTTACCCAGGTAGAAGCAGTATTAAACTCCCGACCACTTAGCCCTCTTTCAACCGATCCTATCGATTTGAATCCTTTAACCCCGGCTCACCTGTTAATTGGACGACCCTTAGTCGCCCTTCCAGAACCCGATTTAAGGACGATCACTACTAATCGGCTAAACCGATTCCAACTGATTGAACAAATGCGCCAGCATTTTTGGGATAGATGGCATAAGGAGGTGGTGTCTGAGCTGCAACAGCGAGTTCGTTGGAAAAGGAACCAGCATCAACTGAAGGTTGGTACCTTGGTTATCATCAAAGAAGACAACACACCAGTGATGAATTGGAGACTTGGACGGATCTTAAGTGTCCATCCAGGCAAGGACGGAGTGGCCAGAGTGGCTACCATAAAGACTGTTCGCGGTGAAGTAAAGCGAAGTTTTGCTAAGATATGTCCGCTCCCATGTAATGATAAGACTGATAGTGACTAA